Proteins co-encoded in one Flavobacterium sp. M31R6 genomic window:
- a CDS encoding SusD/RagB family nutrient-binding outer membrane lipoprotein — translation MKNRLLLLIPIISLFISCSDDITGLNQDTKNATSVPANYLFTNAEKAMMDQVTSTSVNFNVFRLFSQQWTEVQYPQESQYDLTGRKIPDTHWTVYYRDVLRDFKEAKDQLVASKANFVGSPSEAKALDNKIAIIDILSAYSYGILVDTFGDVPYSEALDILGHPQPKYDDAKTIYVDLIAKLTTASHALDQTNGSFGSADLVFQGNTKKWAKFANSLRLRMAINMADVDAPYASTQVLAALADGVIAAQADSAYLVYTPNQPNTNPLYVDLVASGRNDFLPADTFVNKMNTLVDPRRAKYFTEYPVGSGNYKGGIYGELNTYPNFSHITPTITAPAYPGVLFTYSEVEFLLAEAAARGIAVGGTAETHYNAAITASMLDWGVAPATITTYLANPAVAYTTAAGTWQQKIGEQSWIALYNRGFEAWTSYRRLDFPVLKVPSVTFEDADGPITVVPRRYSYPGAEETLNATNLNAAVAKLGSNGTSKRIFWDKF, via the coding sequence ATGAAAAATAGACTGCTCTTATTAATTCCAATCATATCCTTGTTTATATCATGCAGTGATGATATTACAGGATTGAATCAGGACACCAAAAACGCTACAAGCGTTCCCGCTAACTATTTGTTCACCAATGCTGAAAAAGCAATGATGGATCAAGTGACAAGTACATCAGTAAACTTTAATGTTTTTAGATTATTCTCTCAACAATGGACAGAAGTTCAATACCCACAAGAAAGTCAATATGACCTTACTGGGCGAAAGATTCCTGATACACATTGGACAGTATATTACCGTGATGTATTAAGAGATTTTAAAGAAGCCAAAGATCAATTAGTTGCATCAAAAGCTAATTTTGTTGGATCTCCTAGCGAAGCTAAAGCATTAGACAATAAAATTGCGATAATTGACATCCTATCTGCTTATTCATATGGTATATTAGTAGATACTTTTGGAGATGTCCCTTATTCAGAAGCTTTAGACATTCTTGGTCATCCACAACCAAAATATGATGATGCAAAAACTATCTATGTAGATCTTATAGCAAAATTAACTACTGCTTCTCATGCTTTGGATCAAACTAACGGAAGTTTTGGTAGCGCTGATTTAGTTTTCCAAGGAAACACTAAAAAATGGGCTAAATTTGCTAACTCTCTTCGTTTAAGAATGGCTATCAATATGGCTGACGTTGACGCTCCTTATGCATCTACACAAGTACTTGCAGCTTTAGCTGATGGCGTAATTGCTGCACAAGCTGATAGTGCATATCTAGTTTACACTCCAAATCAACCAAACACAAACCCATTGTATGTTGATTTAGTAGCTAGTGGTCGTAATGACTTCTTACCTGCAGATACATTTGTAAACAAAATGAATACTCTTGTTGATCCAAGAAGAGCTAAATATTTCACAGAATATCCAGTAGGATCAGGAAATTACAAAGGAGGTATATATGGTGAACTTAATACTTATCCTAATTTCTCTCACATCACTCCTACTATTACAGCGCCAGCATATCCTGGTGTATTGTTCACTTATTCTGAAGTAGAATTCTTGTTGGCAGAAGCTGCTGCAAGAGGAATTGCTGTAGGTGGTACTGCTGAAACACACTACAATGCTGCGATTACTGCTTCTATGTTAGATTGGGGTGTAGCTCCAGCTACTATTACAACATATCTAGCAAATCCAGCTGTTGCTTATACAACTGCAGCAGGGACTTGGCAACAAAAAATTGGAGAACAATCATGGATTGCTTTATACAACAGAGGTTTTGAAGCTTGGACATCTTACAGAAGATTAGATTTCCCTGTTTTAAAAGTTCCTTCTGTGACTTTTGAAGATGCAGATGGTCCAATTACAGTAGTACCAAGACGTTATTCTTACCCAGGTGCAGAAGAAACGCTTAATGCTACTAACTTAAATGCTGCTGTTGCCAAATTGGGTAGCAATGGTACATCTAAACGTATTTTCTGGGATAAATTCTAA
- the rlmB gene encoding 23S rRNA (guanosine(2251)-2'-O)-methyltransferase RlmB — translation MEKEHQIFGIRAIIEAIQAGATVDKVYIQKEASSELMKDLMKVMKRGNINFSYVPVEKLNRLTPNNHQGAVATVSPISFYDLETLIETVIENGKKPLFLILDQISDARNFGAIIRTAECTGVNGIIVQKAGSAPVNGDTVKTSAGAVFNIPICKVEHIKDAIFLLQASGIKTVAATEKTEQNIYDISLNEPVAIIMGSEDRGVNPSVLKIVDEKAKLPMFGSIGSLNVSVACGAFLYEAVRQRS, via the coding sequence ATGGAAAAAGAACATCAAATTTTTGGAATAAGAGCAATAATTGAAGCCATACAAGCAGGCGCAACAGTAGATAAAGTCTATATTCAGAAGGAAGCGAGCAGCGAACTAATGAAAGACTTAATGAAAGTGATGAAAAGAGGGAATATCAATTTCTCTTATGTTCCTGTTGAAAAACTGAACCGATTAACGCCCAATAACCATCAAGGTGCTGTAGCTACCGTCTCTCCTATTTCATTTTATGATTTAGAAACCTTGATAGAAACCGTTATTGAAAATGGCAAAAAACCTTTGTTTTTAATTTTGGACCAGATATCGGATGCGCGTAATTTTGGTGCTATAATCAGAACAGCAGAATGTACAGGCGTTAATGGGATTATCGTTCAAAAAGCAGGTTCGGCTCCTGTAAATGGAGACACAGTAAAAACATCGGCAGGCGCGGTATTTAATATTCCGATTTGTAAAGTAGAACACATTAAAGACGCTATTTTTCTTTTGCAGGCCAGCGGCATAAAAACTGTTGCTGCCACCGAAAAAACAGAACAAAATATTTATGACATTTCTTTGAACGAACCGGTAGCAATCATTATGGGATCGGAAGATAGAGGAGTAAATCCATCTGTTCTTAAAATCGTAGATGAAAAAGCAAAACTTCCTATGTTTGGCTCAATAGGTTCTCTAAATGTATCTGTAGCTTGTGGCGCTTTTTTATACGAAGCCGTTAGACAGAGAAGTTAA
- a CDS encoding rhomboid family intramembrane serine protease: protein MEENHFKFTNAVVGVPLFFVLFLWFVYWLEIRFGFDFDDNGILPRTFSGLQGIIFSPFIHSNIEHLYNNSIPLIVLLAALFFFYSKEAIGILVYGILLSGAITWLIGRENYHIGASSLIYVLVSFIFFKGIQTQYYRLVALSLTVVVLYGGMVWYVFPKIDETISWEGHLSGLIAGFVITFLYKKPEFKKVIKYDWERPDYDPSEDKFMQRFDENGNFVNPPKPEIIEENQTEIDPFFQTDSNVVYDFIENQEDINEKNESKLES from the coding sequence AGTAGTGGGAGTGCCTCTTTTTTTTGTGCTATTCCTTTGGTTTGTCTATTGGTTAGAAATCCGTTTTGGATTTGATTTTGATGATAACGGAATTCTACCGAGAACTTTTTCAGGATTGCAAGGCATAATTTTCAGCCCATTTATTCATTCGAATATCGAACATCTCTATAATAATTCTATACCATTAATAGTGCTATTAGCGGCGTTGTTCTTTTTTTATAGTAAAGAAGCAATAGGAATATTAGTGTACGGAATTTTACTTTCAGGAGCTATAACATGGCTCATCGGGAGAGAAAATTATCATATCGGTGCCAGTAGTTTGATTTATGTATTGGTTTCTTTTATTTTTTTCAAAGGAATCCAAACCCAATATTATCGATTGGTAGCCTTGTCACTCACGGTTGTTGTGCTTTATGGTGGAATGGTTTGGTACGTTTTTCCAAAAATTGATGAAACTATCTCATGGGAAGGTCATTTGTCAGGGTTGATTGCTGGTTTTGTAATTACTTTTTTATACAAAAAACCAGAATTCAAAAAAGTGATAAAATACGATTGGGAGCGTCCAGATTACGATCCATCGGAAGATAAATTCATGCAGCGTTTTGACGAAAACGGTAATTTCGTCAATCCACCCAAACCCGAAATCATCGAAGAAAATCAAACAGAGATTGACCCTTTTTTTCAGACGGATTCTAATGTTGTTTATGATTTTATCGAAAATCAAGAAGATATAAACGAAAAAAATGAATCAAAACTGGAGTCTTGA